GGAGGTTAAAGTGAACGACATCAGATGCGATGTGATGGGCACGAACGGGGGGAAGGTGATAGTAGAGGTGGAGACAGGCTTCGTGCCTCCAGACCATGCCTTGGATCCCGACAGTTTCTGCAGGGCGAGGATAGCAAGCAAGATCGCTAGGTATAGCCAGCACGCGGATAGATTCTATTTAGCGGCGCCCCCCACCTATCTGATGGAGATACCCCCTTTCCTCCTCACCCCGCCCCACGCTAGGTCCGAGATAGAGCTGAGGAAGTGGAAGGAATTGCTGGACAGGTATTATAGAAATCCGCCCATACCCATGGAGCTGCTGAGGAGGGCCAAGCTCAATGGGATTCTTGTGACCTACGTAGATGAAGGTAGAGTGATAGAGCTCAGCACTGAGGCCTATCTCAACCTATTTAAGTACATCTAGAGACATGATCTCTGATTACAAGGCATAATACGGGAATGTAGGGTGACTTCCCAGTATTCAGCCGTTCCGATCTAATCTAAGGACAAGGCAGGGAGGATGCACTTCCCATATGGTGAATGCTCTACTTTATCCAGGGGGAATGTCTTCACCCCAACCTCTGAGGCCACATCTCTCAGTTTTTGATCGAATGTAGCGAGATCCGCTCCCCTCATGACGGCTAGAGCCAGATAAAGAGAATCGTACACCGTAATTTCATACCTCATCGCTATGCTCAGAGCCTCCATGATCAGCTCGCCTGCTGGATATACTTTCATTCTACTCAAGGATGCTGAGCAGATCCTCAACAGCCTTCCTGCACTCCTCT
This is a stretch of genomic DNA from Thermoproteota archaeon. It encodes these proteins:
- a CDS encoding type II toxin-antitoxin system VapC family toxin, whose product is MKRSAGRLLRICSASLSRMKVYPAGELIMEALSIAMRYEITVYDSLYLALAVMRGADLATFDQKLRDVASEVGVKTFPLDKVEHSPYGKCILPALSLD